The Microvirga lotononidis region CCAAGATTCTGAAGGGCATCACCTTCGACATCCAGCCGGGCGAGACGCTGTGCCTCGTCGGCGAATCCGGCTCGGGCAAGTCGGTGACCTCTCTGGTCGCTATGGGCCTGCTGCCGCGCGACGAACTGCAGGCGACGGGCGGCACGGTGTTGCTCAACGGTGAAGACATCCTGACCGCCACGCCGTCACGCACTAAGGCGCTGCGCGGCGCCGAGATGGCGATGATCTTCCAGGAGCCGATGACGGCGCTTAACCCGGTGCTGACCATCGGGCTGCAGATGGACGAGGTCTACTGGGCGCATACGCAGATGCGGCCGAAAGAGCGTCGCGAGGCTGCGCTCGCCGCGTTCGAAGCGGTGCACCTGCCTGATCCGGCGCGGATCTACGAGAGCTTCCCGCACCAGCTCTCCGGCGGCCAGCGCCAGCGTGTGATGATCGCGATGGCACTCGCCCTGAAGCCGAAACTCCTGATCGCCGACGAGCCGACTACCGCGCTCGACGTCACCACGCAGAAACAGATCCTCAGCCTGATCCGTGAGTTACAGGACAAGCAGAACACCGCCGTTCTGTTCATCACCCACGATATGGGCGTGGTCGTCGATGTCGCCGACCGCGTCTGCGTCATGCGCCGGGGCGAGATCGTCGAGACTGGTCCGGTCGAGCAGGTGCTGAGCCAGCCTCAGGAGGCCTATACGCGCGACCTGCTGCAGGCAGTGCCGTCGCTGGTTCCGCGCGCCCCACGCGCCCCGGCACAGGAGGCGGAAGCCGTCGTTGAGATCCGAAATCTCGAAAAGACCTTCAGCTTTTCCTCACTTTTCGGGAAGCTGATGGGGCGCGACATCCGCACTGTGCGCGCCGTGAACAACGTCAGCTTCAAGTTGGCGCGAGGGCGCACGCTCGGCATCGTCGGCGAGAGTGGCTCGGGTAAGTCGACGGTCGCGCGCTGCCTGCTTAGGCTTGAGCATCCGACCGGCGGCGAGATCCG contains the following coding sequences:
- a CDS encoding ABC transporter ATP-binding protein, which encodes MTEMARPTQPVLSIRDLRVATRGREPSKILKGITFDIQPGETLCLVGESGSGKSVTSLVAMGLLPRDELQATGGTVLLNGEDILTATPSRTKALRGAEMAMIFQEPMTALNPVLTIGLQMDEVYWAHTQMRPKERREAALAAFEAVHLPDPARIYESFPHQLSGGQRQRVMIAMALALKPKLLIADEPTTALDVTTQKQILSLIRELQDKQNTAVLFITHDMGVVVDVADRVCVMRRGEIVETGPVEQVLSQPQEAYTRDLLQAVPSLVPRAPRAPAQEAEAVVEIRNLEKTFSFSSLFGKLMGRDIRTVRAVNNVSFKLARGRTLGIVGESGSGKSTVARCLLRLEHPTGGEIRVNGQDIALLEGQAALAPARRRVQMVFQDPNRSLNPRLRIGESLIEGPLNLGEDRASALKRASELVEVVGLPRTSLERFPHQFSGGQRQRIAIARALMMEPEVIVADEAVSALDVSVQAQVLALLAEIQQRRNLAVLFITHDLRVAAQICDEVMVMQRGRVVEDGPASEVLARPRHDYTRALINAAPGRDWDFAAGRRIAGADA